A single Vigna radiata var. radiata cultivar VC1973A chromosome 8, Vradiata_ver6, whole genome shotgun sequence DNA region contains:
- the LOC106771665 gene encoding alpha carbonic anhydrase 7-like isoform X1 — protein MKPSSRMNNTCIVPTLLMLWMVLSGSASTRAEEVGETGKYDVKMILFLVLLLCEKCYCAEDEREFDYMRGSEKGPGHWGELKKEWSACKHGQMQSPIDLSCARVKIIPRCQLLLTDYFSSNATIINRGHDIAIYWKGDAGSIDINGTEFFLKQCHWHSPSEHSINGRKYDLEMHMVHVSMENKIFVAGAFYKIGHRPDRFLSQLEKEIEHLVDGDVERQIGEINPSGIQTRGNMYYRYLGSLTTPPCTEGVIWNIDRKIRTVSEAQVRLLREAVHDHAVRNSRPRQPRNQRDILYFRFKSRAKSKK, from the exons ATGAAGCCTTCATCAAGAATGAATAACACATGTATAGTTCCAACTTTGCTCATGCTTTGGATGGTCTTGTCAGGTTCAGCATCAACAAGAGCTGAAGAAGTGGGAGAAACTGGTAAGTATGAtgtaaaaatgattttgtttttagtgtTATTATTATGTGAGAAATGTTACTGTGCAGAGGACGAAAGAGAGTTTGATTACATGAGAGGAAGTGAAAAGGGACCTGGTCACTGGGGAGAGTTAAAGAAAGAATGGTCAGCTTGTAAACATGGACAGATGCAATCTCCCATAGACTTGTCATGTGCAAGAGTCAAAATCATCCCTCGCTGTCAACTACTCCTCACTGATTACTTTTCTTCTAATGCCACCATAATCAACAGAGGCCATGATATTGCT ATATATTGGAAGGGTGATGCTGGCTCAATAGACATAAACGGAACCGAATTCTTTCTGAAACAGTGTCATTGGCACTCACCTTCTGAACATTCCATCAATGGCAGGAA GTATGACTTGGAGATGCACATGGTGCATGTAAGTATGGAAAACAAGATTTTTGTGGCTGGTGCTTTCTATAAAATAGGGCATCGCCCTGATCGTTTTCTCTCTCAG CTTGAGAAAGAAATCGAGCACCTTGTTGATGGGGATGTAGAGAGACAAATTGGAGAGATAAATCCCTCAGGAATACAGACAAGAGGAAATATGTATTACAGGTACTTAGGCTCACTCACCACTCCTCCTTGCACCGAAGGAGTCATCTGGAACATTGATAGAAAG ATAAGGACAGTGTCGGAAGCACAAGTAAGACTATTGAGAGAGGCAGTGCATGAT CATGCAGTGAGGAATTCAAGACCAAGGCAACCACGTAACCAAAGAGATATATTATACTTCAGATTCAAAAGCAGAgcaaaatcaaaaaaataa
- the LOC106771665 gene encoding alpha carbonic anhydrase 7-like isoform X2 translates to MKPSSRMNNTCIVPTLLMLWMVLSGSASTRAEEVGETEDEREFDYMRGSEKGPGHWGELKKEWSACKHGQMQSPIDLSCARVKIIPRCQLLLTDYFSSNATIINRGHDIAIYWKGDAGSIDINGTEFFLKQCHWHSPSEHSINGRKYDLEMHMVHVSMENKIFVAGAFYKIGHRPDRFLSQLEKEIEHLVDGDVERQIGEINPSGIQTRGNMYYRYLGSLTTPPCTEGVIWNIDRKIRTVSEAQVRLLREAVHDHAVRNSRPRQPRNQRDILYFRFKSRAKSKK, encoded by the exons ATGAAGCCTTCATCAAGAATGAATAACACATGTATAGTTCCAACTTTGCTCATGCTTTGGATGGTCTTGTCAGGTTCAGCATCAACAAGAGCTGAAGAAGTGGGAGAAACTG AGGACGAAAGAGAGTTTGATTACATGAGAGGAAGTGAAAAGGGACCTGGTCACTGGGGAGAGTTAAAGAAAGAATGGTCAGCTTGTAAACATGGACAGATGCAATCTCCCATAGACTTGTCATGTGCAAGAGTCAAAATCATCCCTCGCTGTCAACTACTCCTCACTGATTACTTTTCTTCTAATGCCACCATAATCAACAGAGGCCATGATATTGCT ATATATTGGAAGGGTGATGCTGGCTCAATAGACATAAACGGAACCGAATTCTTTCTGAAACAGTGTCATTGGCACTCACCTTCTGAACATTCCATCAATGGCAGGAA GTATGACTTGGAGATGCACATGGTGCATGTAAGTATGGAAAACAAGATTTTTGTGGCTGGTGCTTTCTATAAAATAGGGCATCGCCCTGATCGTTTTCTCTCTCAG CTTGAGAAAGAAATCGAGCACCTTGTTGATGGGGATGTAGAGAGACAAATTGGAGAGATAAATCCCTCAGGAATACAGACAAGAGGAAATATGTATTACAGGTACTTAGGCTCACTCACCACTCCTCCTTGCACCGAAGGAGTCATCTGGAACATTGATAGAAAG ATAAGGACAGTGTCGGAAGCACAAGTAAGACTATTGAGAGAGGCAGTGCATGAT CATGCAGTGAGGAATTCAAGACCAAGGCAACCACGTAACCAAAGAGATATATTATACTTCAGATTCAAAAGCAGAgcaaaatcaaaaaaataa